From one Gracilimonas sp. genomic stretch:
- a CDS encoding YncE family protein: protein MMCFNNNLKGAVAAVCFLLGFSLEIYAQKLVVVSRWEDKVLFIDVSSGKTYNSIKTGSFPHEIASDPENQFAYIPSYAGNRITKIDLKNEKLIAHFELGEHKNLHGVELSNDGKSLWITSEEQRAVIKVNTETGTVLESFSTLQYRSHMLTVIPDETKIYASNLDSGSVSIMNTSTKTTKVLHLGNEAEGIDHTPDGKEIWVTNRAENTVSVINTNKDEILKTFPSNGSFPVKLKFSPDGTQVWICNNRSGTVAVFNASTYSLIKLIETGNRPLGIAFSDDNKFAYITKPGAHEVVEINIEDDFQITRLFEAEGSPDGIIWLPY, encoded by the coding sequence ATGATGTGCTTCAACAATAATCTGAAAGGAGCTGTGGCTGCAGTATGCTTTCTGTTAGGATTTAGCTTAGAAATTTATGCTCAAAAATTAGTCGTGGTTTCACGCTGGGAAGATAAGGTTCTGTTCATTGATGTTAGTTCAGGAAAAACATATAACTCAATTAAAACAGGAAGCTTCCCTCATGAAATTGCTTCAGACCCCGAAAACCAATTCGCCTATATACCCTCCTATGCCGGAAACAGAATCACAAAAATTGATCTGAAAAATGAAAAACTGATAGCTCATTTTGAGCTTGGAGAACACAAAAACCTGCATGGGGTCGAACTTTCAAATGATGGGAAGTCGCTGTGGATAACCTCAGAAGAACAACGAGCTGTAATAAAGGTGAACACTGAAACAGGCACCGTTTTAGAAAGTTTTTCGACACTCCAATATCGCAGTCACATGCTAACCGTAATACCAGACGAAACAAAGATCTATGCTTCAAACCTTGACTCAGGATCGGTTTCAATAATGAATACAAGCACAAAAACTACCAAGGTTCTTCATTTGGGAAATGAGGCTGAAGGAATCGATCATACTCCTGATGGCAAAGAAATATGGGTAACCAATCGTGCTGAAAATACCGTTTCCGTGATAAACACTAACAAAGATGAAATCTTAAAGACATTCCCAAGCAACGGATCTTTTCCTGTAAAGCTGAAATTTAGTCCCGATGGAACTCAGGTTTGGATTTGTAATAACCGCAGTGGTACCGTAGCCGTATTCAATGCTTCAACCTATTCGCTAATTAAGCTGATTGAGACCGGTAATCGCCCCCTTGGCATTGCTTTTTCAGATGACAATAAATTTGCATATATCACCAAGCCCGGAGCACACGAAGTTGTGGAAATCAACATAGAAGACGACTTTCAAATTACCCGTTTGTTCGAAGCCGAAGGCTCTCCTGATGGAATCATATGGCTTCCATACTGA
- a CDS encoding ABC transporter permease: protein MLKNYFKVAIRNFYRNKENSVINIFGVSVALLCSIVIFLFVQKELNFDTFHDNSDQIYRLTLQEINRPGARHFATTSPPMGPALVESFPEIEQAVRLRFPDSNILSYEDQQFYEYNVAYADSSLLSIFNFPLSIGDPKTALRDVNSVIITQPMAQKYFGDVNPLGKSLLLDNQIPLTVTGVFKEIPENTHMNFDFIISFDTFEVPRGYPVTLDSWGWVSFYTYVKLTDRTDPEQLAPKFADFLTTNMGEEVGSNRILHLQALDDIYLSSDLRNASEDMLVGNWAYILGLSAIAFFLLIIAGFNYMNLSTAQAIRRNKEVGVRKTLGAGRKALIWQFIFESVLLTLGSTSIALLFLEPVLQAASSFLGLELNLTPADYLYLIPLFFGMAVIIGVLAGFYPSFIISKFQPSKALKGITESSSSVFSIRKVLVVGQFVIAIVLISGSLIIRNQIQFIQTKDLGFNEEQVLVLHMNGEELTRRFPTIKQELVQNANVISASLGAGLLDGRNGTVPIFPPGDDPEGYPMNIYGVHFDYFETMDINMVEGRSFDQSFSTDSADGIVINQSAAKAFGWEDPIGKELRVDDIMDGYVIGVAKDFHFASLHRQIQPLVMYIPPTNMEKIFVRIRPGNLSQTIASLQESWNSIVPDFPFSFVFLDDHLNQLYETDQRFLRMLTLFTFLTILIACMGLYGLISYTIQQRSKEIGVRKVLGAKVSQITWLLSSEFTTMVGIAFLISIPICYYAMQNWLQEFAYRIPIPWWAFLLAGFMSLTIAVGTISYQAIKAAMADPVKSLRSE, encoded by the coding sequence ATGCTGAAGAATTACTTTAAAGTAGCCATTCGAAATTTCTACCGGAACAAAGAAAATTCCGTCATCAACATCTTTGGGGTGAGTGTAGCTCTGCTTTGCTCTATTGTAATTTTCCTATTTGTTCAAAAAGAACTGAACTTTGATACTTTCCACGATAATTCCGATCAGATATACCGGCTCACTTTACAGGAAATAAACCGTCCCGGAGCCCGGCATTTTGCAACCACATCTCCTCCGATGGGACCTGCCCTGGTTGAAAGTTTTCCTGAAATCGAACAAGCGGTTCGGCTACGATTCCCTGACTCCAATATTCTAAGCTATGAGGATCAGCAATTCTATGAATACAATGTTGCCTATGCCGATTCCTCGCTTTTAAGCATCTTCAATTTCCCTTTATCCATCGGGGATCCAAAAACGGCACTCAGAGATGTCAATTCTGTAATCATCACTCAACCGATGGCACAAAAATATTTTGGGGATGTAAACCCATTGGGTAAGTCCCTGCTGTTGGATAACCAGATTCCATTAACAGTAACCGGGGTTTTCAAAGAAATTCCCGAAAATACCCACATGAATTTCGACTTTATTATTTCCTTTGACACCTTTGAAGTTCCTCGCGGCTACCCTGTTACTCTTGACAGCTGGGGATGGGTCTCTTTTTACACCTACGTTAAGCTAACAGACCGTACTGACCCTGAACAACTTGCCCCCAAGTTTGCTGATTTCCTAACTACAAATATGGGCGAAGAAGTGGGCTCAAACCGCATATTACATCTACAGGCTCTGGACGATATTTATTTGTCATCTGATCTCAGAAATGCTTCGGAAGACATGTTGGTTGGCAATTGGGCTTACATTCTGGGGCTTTCAGCCATTGCCTTCTTTTTGCTGATTATTGCCGGGTTTAATTACATGAACCTTTCAACGGCACAAGCTATTCGCCGAAATAAAGAAGTTGGCGTTCGCAAAACATTAGGGGCTGGGCGTAAAGCTTTAATATGGCAATTCATTTTCGAATCTGTTCTGCTCACATTAGGTAGTACAAGTATTGCTTTGCTTTTTCTTGAGCCGGTTTTACAAGCCGCTTCCTCATTCCTGGGATTAGAGCTTAATCTAACTCCTGCAGATTATCTCTATTTGATTCCTCTCTTTTTTGGAATGGCGGTTATAATTGGTGTCTTGGCTGGATTCTACCCCTCTTTTATTATCTCTAAATTCCAGCCATCAAAAGCATTAAAAGGGATTACCGAATCAAGCTCCTCCGTTTTTTCTATCCGGAAAGTATTAGTGGTCGGACAGTTTGTTATCGCCATTGTCCTGATTTCCGGGAGCCTGATTATCAGAAACCAGATTCAATTTATTCAAACAAAGGACCTTGGCTTTAATGAAGAACAGGTGCTTGTATTGCACATGAACGGCGAGGAGCTAACCCGACGATTTCCAACCATCAAACAGGAACTTGTTCAGAACGCCAATGTAATTAGCGCAAGTCTGGGTGCGGGTTTATTAGATGGCAGAAATGGGACCGTTCCCATATTCCCTCCCGGAGACGATCCCGAAGGATATCCGATGAACATTTATGGAGTACATTTTGATTACTTCGAGACAATGGACATCAATATGGTAGAAGGACGTTCATTCGATCAGTCATTTTCAACAGATTCAGCCGATGGTATCGTGATTAACCAATCGGCAGCGAAAGCATTTGGCTGGGAAGACCCTATTGGCAAAGAATTAAGGGTAGATGATATTATGGATGGATATGTGATTGGGGTTGCAAAAGATTTTCATTTTGCTTCTCTGCACCGGCAAATACAACCATTGGTAATGTACATTCCTCCAACAAACATGGAAAAAATATTTGTCAGAATTCGTCCCGGCAACCTATCTCAAACTATCGCTTCACTTCAGGAAAGCTGGAACAGTATTGTTCCTGACTTTCCCTTTAGTTTTGTGTTTTTAGATGACCATCTCAATCAATTATATGAGACCGACCAACGGTTTTTAAGAATGCTGACCTTATTCACATTTTTAACCATTCTGATAGCCTGCATGGGCTTATATGGCTTGATAAGCTATACAATCCAGCAGCGCAGTAAAGAAATCGGTGTCAGGAAAGTGTTGGGAGCAAAGGTATCACAAATAACCTGGCTGCTTTCCTCCGAATTTACAACTATGGTCGGTATCGCCTTTCTGATAAGTATCCCCATATGTTATTACGCTATGCAAAACTGGCTGCAGGAATTCGCCTATCGCATCCCTATCCCGTGGTGGGCATTCCTGCTAGCTGGTTTCATGTCTCTCACAATAGCTGTAGGCACTATTTCCTATCAGGCTATAAAAGCCGCTATGGCAGACCC